The Porites lutea chromosome 4, jaPorLute2.1, whole genome shotgun sequence genome contains a region encoding:
- the LOC140935071 gene encoding neuronal pentraxin-1-like: MSWSLPLLVVGLCFAGLVSSWPMDNYALHFPRKGTADYANLWNMPSLNASTVCFWMKSSASNAGTPFSYAVQGEDNELLLFNYKDFDLRIGGKKKTIGVSANDGKWHAICVTWDNENGTYQFFKDGAMEKQGTDFIKGYTIKAGGSLVLGQDQDNVGGGFKSSECFRGTLTNVNVWSYVLPKRAIIAFSKSCSFGMGNVYKWSDFKYGVKGKTAVEMPSSCSPINN, encoded by the exons ATGTCGTGGTCACTTCCTTTGCTCGTTGTTGGTCTTTGTTTTGCTGGACTCGTCAGCAGTTGGCCCATGGACA ATTATGCTCTTCACTTTCCGAGAAAAGGAACGGCCGATTATGCCAACCTCTGGAACATGCCCAGTTTGAATGCGTCCACCGTCTGTTTCTGGATGAAATCATCCGCCTCTAATGCAGGAACACCATTTAGTTATGCCGTTCAAGGAGAGGATAACGAACTGCTTTTGTTTAATTACAAGGACTTTGACTTACGTATTGGTGGTAAAAAGAA GACGATTGGAGTATCAGCAAATGATGGTAAATGGCATGCTATCTGCGTGACCTGGGACAACGAAAATGGCACCTATCAGTTCTTCAAAGATGGAGCGATGGAAAAACAAGGGACAGACTTTATAAAGGGCTACACCATCAAGGCTGGGGGATCTCTGGTTCTAGGACAAGACCAAGATAATGTCGGCGGCGGCTTCAAGAGTAGTGAATGCTTCCGAGGAACCTTGACTAACGTTAATGTGTGGTCCTATGTCTTGCCAAAAAGAGCTATCATTGCTTTTTCTAAATCTTGCTCCTTTGGAATGGGGAACGTATACAAATGGTCCGATTTCAAATACGGTGTCAAAGGAAAAACCGCGGTTGAAATGCCGTCTTCTTGTTCACCGATCAACAATTGA
- the LOC140932758 gene encoding V-type proton ATPase subunit E-like yields the protein MSINDAEVQKQIEHMMAFIEQEAKEKVDEIDAKAEEEFNIEKGRLVQQERLKIMNFFEKKEKQVELQKKIQRSNQLNQSRLKTLKAMDDHIKGILDEAVQQLGRVTQDNSRYEQVLKGLITQGLFQLLETSVTIRCRQQDLNVVKKAKEVAVEEYKKATKKTTEVTVDEQSFLPSDCAGGVELLAKQGRIKVVNTLESRLEMMSRQMMPEIRETLFGVNTRRVFTD from the exons atGTCTATAAACGACGCTGAAGTTCAAAAACAA ATCGAACATATGATGGCATTTATCGAACAGGAAGCCAAGGAAAAAGTAGATGAGATCGATGCCAAG GCTGAAGAGGAATTCAACATTGAGAAAGGACGGCTTGTGCAACAAGAACGACTCaaaattatgaatttttttgagaagaaagaaaagcaaGTAGAGCtacaaaagaaaat TCAAAGGTCAAATCAACTGAATCAGTCTAGACTGAAGACCCTCAAGGCCATGGATGACCATATTAAG GGTATACTAGATGAAGCCGTCCAACAGCTCGGTAGGGTAACACAGGACAACTCTCGTTATGAGCAAGTTCTAAAGGGACTTATTACACAG GGTCTGTTTCAGCTACTGGAGACATCAGTCACTATAAGATGCCGTCAGCAAGATCTTAATGTTGTGAAG AAAGCAAAAGAAGTTGCAGTAGAAGAATACAAGAAAGCCACAAAGAAAACCACGGAAGTTACAGTTGATGAGCAGTCGTTCTTGCCATCTGATTG TGCTGGGGGCGTTGAACTGCTTGCCAAACAAGGCCGGATTAAAGTGGTGAACACGCTAGAGAGCCGATTGGAAATGATGAGTAGACAG ATGATGCCCGAAATTAGAGAAACATTATTTGGAGTTAATACACGAAGAGTGTTCACAGACTGA
- the LOC140932757 gene encoding mitochondrial glutamate carrier 1-like: MEKPHSFSAKLLNGAIAGVVGVSCVFPLDLAKTRLQDQRNLGTQKQYKHLVDCLWKVARAEGIQGLYKGMGVNLLLINPEKAIKLAVNDQVRQMYGGKRHTLPLSKEMIAGGVAGFCQVIVTTPMEMLKIQLQMAGTQMSASPRVANTSSAVAAASSNLRTFGTNSSTPPKSAARIAQDLMRSKGIGGLYKGLGATLARDVPFSCIYFPLFAFFRLEMKPGGDHSENPGPLHCMMAGCLAGMIGSVTVTPMDVVKTRLQVIRSGQGEAMYTGFVDCVHKTYTNEGLRAFYKGAVPRMIVIAPLFGIAQTVYFLGVAERIMGLEV, translated from the exons ATGGAAAAACCTCACAG TTTTTCAGCTAAGCTTCTCAATGGGGCTATCGCTGGTGTGGTGGGCGTTAGCTGTGTCTTCCCCTTGGACCTTGCTAAAACAAGACTGCAGGATCAGAGAAACCTCGGAACTCAAAAGCAATACAAGCATTT AGTGGACTGTTTGTGGAAAGTGGCAAGAGCGGAAGGGATACAGGGTCTTTACAAag GAATGGGAGTGAATCTATTACTTATCAACCCAGAAAAAGCAATAAAACTTGCTGTAAATGATCAAGTCAGGCAAATGTACGGTGGTAAAAG gCACACACTACCCTTATCCAAAGAAATGATAGCTGGTGGAGTAGCTGGGTTTTGTCAG GTGATTGTAACAACACCAATGGAAATGCTTAAAATACAGCTTCAAATGGCAGGCACACAAATGTCAG CGAGTCCTAGAGTTGCCAACACCTCCTCTGCAGTGGCAGCCGCCAGTTCAAATTTAAGAACGTTCGGCACCAACTCAAGTACACCCCCTAAATCTGCGGCGAGAATAGCACAGGATCTAATGAGAAGCAAAGGCATCGGTGGATTGTACAAAGGACTTGGAGCCACATTAGCAAG GGACGTTCCTTTTTCCTGTATCTACTTTCCACTATTTGCCTTTTTCCGGCTTGAG ATGAAGCCCGGTGGCGATCACAGTGAAAATCCAGGACCCCTGCACTGTATGATGGCTGGCTGCTTGGCAG GAATGATAGGCAGTGTTACAGTGACACCAATGGACGTAGTAAAGACCAGGCTTCAGGTGATAAGGAGTGGCCAAGGAGAAGCGATGTATACCGGGTTTGTCGACTGCGTACACAAAACCTACACCAACGAGGGCCTAAGGGCGTTCTACAAAGGAGCAGTTCCCAGAATGATCGTGATAGCTCCACTGTTTGGAATAGCTCAAACCGTTTACTTCTTGGGAGTGGCAGAAAGAATCATGGGGCTTGAAGTATGA
- the LOC140932759 gene encoding uncharacterized protein: protein MADGMPYFKSHKTPVENSEESLEDIEKQACLLFEEFLRITEPASSAGRLRHAKSEHSDSPVVLSLKKSVGGVRECSESYEEDDMVPDSQIMEKGPAESRTPLPATGVEQPADPTIQKLAHQMQLAGDALTSQYGRHVTGVQSHLVSFVLENAASLTYDRLSQEIDNMVGRDRSWSNFVMAMCLSKRVAEETARACGAVTDYFKRYISQSYSRAMQQAGGMAPFVESRGRPQ from the exons ATGGCGGATGGTATGCCATACTTCAAGTCGCATAAAACTCCAGTTGAGAACTCCGAGGAGAGCTTGGAGGATATCGAAAAGCAGGCATGTTTACTGTTTGAAGAGTTCTTAAGAATTACAGAACCCGCAAGTTCAGCTGGTCGGCTTCGGCATGCAAAGTCTGAGCACTCGGACTCTCCAGTCGTACTTAGTCTGAAGAAATCAGTTGGAG GTGTCAGGGAATGCTCTGAGTCATATGAAGAAGATGACATGGTACCTGATAGTCAAATTATGGAGAAGGGTCCTGCTGAGTCTCGAACACCCTTACCAGCTACAGGAGTAGAGCAACCTGCAGATCCAACAATACAAAAGCTGGCTCATCAGATGCAGCTTGCTGGTGATGCTCTTACAAGTCAATATGGAAGGCATGTGACG GGAGTCCAGAGTCATTTAGTCTCATTTGTTCTGGAGAATGCTGCTTCCTTGACGTATGATAGGCTGAGTCAAGAGATTGATAACATGGTGGGCAGAGATAGGAGTTGGTCAAACTTTGTCATGGCAATGTGTCTCAGCAAACGGGTTGCTGAGGAAACAGCGAGAGCTTGTGGAGCAGTCACTGATTACTTCAAACGCTACATAAGTCAGTCATATAGTCGGGCAATGCAACAAGCTGGAGGAATG gcACCATTTGTAGAATCCAGAGGTCGCCCCCAATAA